CGAAATAGCCCATGCCCAGATGGCAGGCGATCACTCGACTTCCGTCGGGAGCCAGCCAGTCGTATTCGGAAGCAAGCTCGTCGATTTCGCTGCCATTGCCCCGCCAGTAGATGAAGCTGTCGATTCCGAAACCGGCGAAGAGTTGCGGGAACTGCGCCGGGTGGCCGAAGGAATCGGGTGTATATCCGGCCCGGGAAACCGGCCCCAACGCTTCGCCCACGGAGCGCCCCAGGAGCAGGTTCCTCAGATGTGCTTCACCCGAGGGCAGCAGGGAATCCGGTTGGACATACCAGGGACCGATCGCAATGCGGCCGTCTGCGCAGAGCGCCCGCAATTCACTCAAGCGCTCTGGACGGATTTGCAGGTAGTCCTCTAGAACGACCGTCTGGCCATCGAGCAGGAAGCGATAGCCGGAGTCAGCTGAACACAGTTCGATGACGCGGTCGACGAGGTCGACGAGTCGGGCTCTGAAGTCTTCGAAGGTCCGGTACCACTCGCGATCCCAGTGACTGTGCGAGACGAGGATGGCTTTCACGTTTCTACTACTCCATTCCTTGTGCGACTTCGATCCTTCAGGCCAGTAGGCGAAATCCGGTCCCCGGCGACGATCCCGATGAGCTCGGGAAGGCGAATGACTTCAGGTGCTCTGGAATTCCTTGCTGCGCCCTCCCGGTTGGATCTCGATGATCGTGGGGTAGGACTCGTCGACCGGTATACAGACCGCGCGTGCGATCGCGCGCGCGACACTCTCGGCGGGCATCCAGTGCAGGGACCGCAGCACGCCCCAGTACTTCCAGGATTCCAGCATCTCGTTCATGCGTTCCTTGTCCATCTGATTGCCGAACTCACTGGAGGTGGGGCCGACGCGCAGCAGGATCGAGCGCACTCCCGTGCCTTCGGTCTCCATCTCGAGCGTGCGCGCGAAAACTTCGAGCCCGGCCTTGGCCGCGCCGTAGGCGCTCTGAAAGGGTCTTGGATGGGTCGCGGTATCGGATCCGACGAACAGGATGTCGCCGAGTCGGCGTTCGATCATTCCCGCCAGAACGCGCCGGGTCATCCAGATCGCCCCCAGGAGGTTGACCTCGACATCGGAACGCAACTGATCTTCGCTGGCTTCGGCGATCAAGGCCGAGCGGTTCTGGCCCGCGTTGTTGATCAACACGTCGAGATCGCCGAATTCCGACTCGACACGGCTGCAAAAAGAATCGATTGAATCGGGGCAGGTCACGTCCAGGTGCGCGGGCAATGCGCTACCCCCCGCGGATTCCACCTGCTTGGCCGTTTCGTCCAGGCGTTCCGTCCTGCGCCCACCCAGCGCGACGCGCCAGCCGAGTCTTCCCAGTTCGATCGCCGTGGCTGCGCCGATTCCTGAAGAGGCGCCGGTGACGATCGCGGTTCTGACTGGCTCGCTCATGCGTCTCCCTCTGCGGTCCGTTCCGTCCATGATAGCCTCGCTCTGCCATGAGTTACGAGGACGTCATCTTCGAGGTCGAAGCGGGAATCGGGATCATCACGCTCGACCGACCCGAGACTCTGAACGCCTTCACCGGTGCCATGGGACGCAGCCTGGGCCGAGCCTACCGAGAGTGCGATGCGAACGATGAGATCCGCGCGGTTGTCCTGACGGGCAGGGGAAAGGCGTTTTGCGCCGGTGCCGATGTCTCCGCTGGTGCCGATACCTTCGTGGCCCCCGAAGGGGTGGAGTTCAGCGCGGCCGGTGTGGACCCGCCGGCCTGGGAGGTTCGCAAACCGGTGATCGCGGCTGTGAACGGGCATGCGGTCGGAATCGGTCTGACTCTGGCATTGCAATGCGATCTGCGTTTCATGGCGCGCGAGGGCAAGTACGGCGTTTTGCAGGTTCGCCGGGGCGTGATGCCCGATGCCTACTCCAACTGGACGCTGCCGCGCATCATCGGCCTTTCGCGTGCGGCGGATCTGCTCTTGACCGGTCGGAAGTTTCAGGGCGACGAAGCCTACGAACTGGGAGTCGCCAGTCGCGTGATGCCCGCCGATGAAGTGCTTCCGCGCGCACTTGAAGTCGCGCGCGAGCTTGCGGAGCAGACTGCGCCGCTCTCGGTGGGGGTCACCAAGCGCCTGCTCTGGCAGAGTTCGCAGCTCTCAGCGGCCGAAGTCGGCCGAGTCGAGACCGAGCTACACGAACACCTGATGCCGATGGACGACGCGCGCGAAGGGCCATTGGCCTTCCTGGAACGCCGCACTCCCGAGTGGACGGGAAGGATTTCACGGGACTGGCCCGAGAACTGGCCGCAAGACAAGGAGAAGAAGTGAAGATCGATGCGGCGATGTTCGGAAGCGATCTCTCGCAGTCGGGTCGGGACGCGCTCGGGTTCGAGGAGCGCGGTTTTGACGGTGTGATGAGTTTCGAAGGTCAGCACGATCCCTTCGTTCCTCTGATCCTCGCCGCTCAGACCACGCAACGCGTCGAGTTGATGACTGCGATTGCGATCGCATTTGCGCGCAATCCGATGGTGACGGCGGTGATGGCCAGTGATCTGCAACTCGTATCGCACGGCCGTTTCATTCTCGGTCTGGGTTCCCAGATTCGTCCCCACATCGAACGGCGCTTCAGTGAGCGCTGGCCGGAGAAGCCCGCGACGCGCATGCGCGAATACGTGAGCGCGGTGCGCGCGATCTGGCACACCTGGGAAACAGGCGAACGACTCAGTTTCAAGGGCGAGTTCTACAACCACACGTTGATGACGCCGTTCTTCAACCCCGGACCGAATCCGTACGGTTTGCCGAGGATCTTTCTAGCCGCTTTCGGCAAGGGCATGATCCGTGCGACGGCCGAGGTCGCCGATGGCTGGATCGTGCACCCGCTACATTCCCCATCGTTCATTCGTGAGGTGGCGATGCCCGCGCTGGAAGCGGGTTTCGCAAACGGCGATCGTAAACGCGAGGACTTCGAGATCTCCTGTCAGGTCATCACGATGATCGGCAGTAAGGACGAAGAGATTGAAAAGGCTCGCAACGGCGCGCGGGCGCAGCTCGCTTTCTACGGATCGACACCGGCGTACAAGATCGTGCTGGAACACCACGGCTGGGAAGATCTGCAACCGCAACTCAATCGCCTGTCCAAGGAAGGTCGCTGGTCGGAAATGGGCAGCCTGATCACCGACGAGATTCTCGACACCGTCGGAGTCAGCGGAACGCCGTGCGAGGCCGGTGAGAAATTGCGCCTGCGCAACGCGTCTTTCGCAGCGCGCACCAGTATGGTGCTCTACAACGAAACTGATCCCGAAGCTCTGGATGACGTTCTGGCGGGTCTGCGCGGCTGAGTCAGTCTTTGCTCGGGAACGCGATCACCTGGGTTTCGAGATACTCCTCAAACCCTTGGAGTCCGTTCTCGCGTCCGACGCCGCTCTGCTTGTAGCCGCCAAACGGCGTATCGACGTGGAACCACTGCGCTCCGTTGACCGAGAGCGTCCCACTGCGAATCTGCCGCGCCACGTCCAGGGATCGCTCCACGCTCGCACTGCTGATCGCGCCCGAAAGTCCGTAACTCGAGCGGTTCGCAATTCGCACGGCGTCGGCGTCGTCATCGAAGGGAATCACGCACAGGACCGGGCCGAAGATCTCCTCCTGTGCGATCACCGCATCCGGATCCACGTCTGCGAACACGGTTGGCTCCACGAAAAAGCCTTTCGGCAGGTGTTTGGGTACGCCACCGCCGGTCAAAAGGCGTGCGCCTTCCTGCTGGCCCTTTTCGATGTAGGCCAGTACGCGTTCTTGTTGTCCGCGACTGATCTGCGGACCCTGCATGTTCTTGGGGTCAGAGGGGTCACCGTAGTTCCAGGCTTCGAAGGCGGACTTCACGATCGCGAGCCCCTCTTCGTAGCGCGAACGGGGCAGGAGCAAGCGCGTCGTGATTGCGCAGCCCTGGCCGCCGTGAACACAGGTCATGGCAGCACCGGGCAGGACTCGCTCAAACGGTGCATCTTCGAGCACCACGTTCGCCGACTTTCCGCCGAGCTCGAGGAAGGTCTTCTTCACGGTCGCGGAGGCGGATTCCATCACACGTCGACCGGTTGCGGTAGAGCCGGTGAAAGTCGCCACGTCGATGCGCGGGTCGCTGGAAAGGATCTCTCCCAGCAGGTGATCGGAGGACGCGACGATGTTCGCCACACCCCTGGGAATATCGGTCTTCTCGCAGATGAGTTTGGCGAGGTGGGTTGCCGACCAGGGCGTGTCGGGTGCCGGTTTCAGCACGATCGTGCAACCGGAGGCCAGAGCCGGACCGAGCTTCGCGATGTTCAGGTAGAACGGCACGTTCCAGGGTGTGATCGCACCGACGACGCCGGCGGGTTCGCGCCGAAGCAAGCGGGCTTGAATTCGGCCCAGATACTCGATGTCGTCCATGCGCTGTTCGTACGGATACGATTCCGCTTTCTCGGCCCAGTAGCTCAGCATCTCGATCGGGTCGTCGATCTGCATGAAGGGGGTCAGACTGATCGGCGCACCCGCTTCGCGCACCACGATCGCGCGCAGCTGTTCCTTTTCCTCGCGCAGCGCATCGAGGAGCTGGCGAATGCAGCGCGCTCGCAGCGCAGGATCCTGCGACCACCCGGTCTCGTCGAAAGCTCGCCGCGCAGCGGACACGGCGCGGAGCATATCGTCGCGAGTGGCGTCCGCGGTACTGCCCAGGACCTCTTCGGTGGCCGGATCGATGTTCTCGAAGCGAGCGCCGTCACTCGCCTCGACGAGTTCGCCGTCGATCAGATTGCGGGTGCCGGGAGAAAGAGTGGGGAGGGCCATCGTCTTGCTATGGCCTCATGATCTGCCCGCCGTCCACGTTCAGAACCTGCCCGGTGATCCAGGAGGCGGCGTCGGAGAGCAGAAACAGGACGGTCTGCAACATGTCTTCGGGTTGTCCGAGGCGTGAGATCGGAAGCTGCGCCACGAGCTGATCGGCGTAGGCACCGGCCGTGTTCTGCAGGGCGGTCGTGTCGGTCGGACCGGGTGCGATCGCATTGACGCGGATCTTGCGCGGTCCCAGTTCCTTGGCCAGGCACTGCGTGAGCCCGTTGATGCCCAGCTTGGACAGGCCGTAGTAGCCCACGCCCATCCACGAGGCCGTCGACGACTGGTTGACGATCGCACCCCCGCCGCGGTCGCGCATCGAGCGGAAGCAGGCGCGGGTGCAGAGGAGGGCGCCGTTCAGGTTCACGTTCATGAACCGTTGGTAGTACTCCCAGTCCACGCGCAAAAGGGAGTCCATCTTCATATCGCCGAAGATCGCCGCGTTGTTGACCAGCAGATCGATGCCGCCGTACGCGTCGATCGTTTGCTGCGCCATGGCCGTGGTCGAATCTTCGGACCCGACGTCGACTTCCAGGAAGCTCGCGTCGCCACCGCTTGCACGGATCTCCTGGGCCACGCGCTCGCCATTGGCCTTGTGGATCTCTGCCACCACGACTCTTGCACCCTGTGCCGCGAGGCCCTTCGCGTAGGATTCGCCGATTCCACCGCCTGCACCCGTGACGATCGCGACTTTGTCCGCGATTCCCTCGTACTGCATTCCCGCGCCTCCTGAAACTCGGATCGAGCCCGACGGCCACACTATACGAGTTACATTTCAGGTGCAATGTAAACGTGATAGGCTCGCCCGCACTTTGGAGGAAGCAAGATGACGCTTCGCGCCGGCTTCATCGGCCTGGGGAATCAGGGCAAACCGATCGCCGCAAATCTGGTTCCCGGTGGTTTCGAAACCACGGTTTTCGATATCGCTGAAGAACCTGTGCGAGAGATCGCAGCCAGCGGCGCGTACGCGGCGGGCAATCCCAAAGAGGTCGCCGAGCGATCCGACGTGATCGGTATCTGCGTGCCCGAAGATGAGCATGTGCGTGCGGTCCTGCGCGGTGAGACCGGGGTCCTCGCCGGTGCCCGCCCGGGTACGGTGATCGCGATTCACTCGACGATCCTGCCCGAAACCGCCCTCGAACTGGCCCGCGAGGCTTCGGCCCACCAGGTCGATGTTCTGGATGCCTGTGTCACCGGGGGCGCGGCCCGCGCGGCGCAGAAGCAGTTGACCTTCCTGGTGGGCGGAGACGCGACCGTACTGGAACGCGCCCGCCCGGTGCTCGAGTGCAGCGCCCAGAAGATCATCCACGCGGGTGAACTCGGAAACGGTGCAAAGCTCAAGCTTTGCATCAACTTGATCACCTACACACAATGGGCCGCGGCCTTCGAATCCATCTCGCTGGCCAATGCGGTCGGGCTTCCGGCCGAGGTCCTGGAAGAAGCCGGACTCTCCAACGGTCAGATCACACCCCTGATGAGCGCCTTCCTGGGACTGCACAGGGCGCCGAAGGAAGTCCGCGAAGGTGAGGGCATGCAGGCCATGTTGCGCGGATACACGAAGGTGGCGGAGAAGGATCTGGCCTGGGCGTTGAAGCTGGCGCGCTCGGCCGAGCTTTCCCTGCCGGTCGGCGCTCTGATCTCGCAGCTGATCGGCCGCATCTACGGAGTGAAAGATCGGGACGAAAGCTAGTCTCGCTCCACGCCTCGTCCGCCCGGTGTCTGCGTGGAGCTTCCGGGTTCAGTAGGCCTTCGCGAAGATCGCGCGCTGTGTGCTCGGCTGGCCCGTGAAGATGCAGGTACCGGGCTCTTCGCCGCCCTCGTGCGGGATGCAGCGCGCCGTCACTTTGAGCTCCTTGAGCTTTTCTTCCATCTCGGCGCTCTCGACGAAGGGGGAAAGCGCGAAGCCTCCGTGGATCTCGGGCTTGTCGGAGTTGCTGGGCGTAAAGAAATCACGGAAGTGATCAAAATCCTCGACGCGCTGCGATGCGGCGTCGCGCTCGCTGCGAGCTCGATCCAGCAGGCCCGCCTGGATGGCTTCGAGCATGGAACTGGCCTCGGCCACGAAGCGCTCTCGCGGGATGCCTTCGCCCTTGCCGGCGACATCGCGTCGCGCGACAAAGGCCGCATCGGCTTCGAGGTCTCGCGGTCCCACCTGCACGCGCAGGGGCACCCCTCGCTTGACCCATTCCCAGTTCTTGCCCCCGCCGCGGATGTCGCGGTCGTCGATGCGCACGCGCAGGGGTTCGTCGTCGAAACGCTGTTGCTGCAGTTCCGCCTTGAGCGACTCGCAGTACGGCAGGACGGAAGCGCGCTCGTCGTCGTTGCGATAGATCGGCATGATCACGGCGTGCGCGGGCGCCAGACGGGGCGGAAGTACGAGTCCGTCGTCATCGCTATGGCACATGATCAGACCGCCGATCAGGCGCGTCGAGACACCCCATGAAGTGGTCCATGCGAAGACTTCCTGGCCGTTCTCGTCCTGGAACTTGATGCCTTGAGCCTTCGAGAAGTTCTGGCCCAGGAAATGGGATGTGCCCGATTGCAGGGCCTTGCGGTCCTGCATCATGGCTTCGATGGTCAGCGTCATCTCCGCACCGGGGAAGCGTTCGGCGGCGGTCTTTTCGCCGCGGATCACCGGCATGGCCATGTGCCCCTCCGCGAACTCGCCGTACACATCGAGCATCTGGCGGGTCTCAGCGAGGGCTTCCTCTCGCGTCGCGTGCGCGGTATGGCCTTCCTGCCACAGGAACTCGGCGGTGCGCAGGAACATGCGCGGGCGCAATTCCCAGCGCACGACGTTGGCCCATTGATTGATCAGGATCGGCAGATCGCGATGTGACTGCACCCAGCGCGCGAAGGTCGCGCCGATGATCGTCTCGCTCGTCGGCCGAACGATCAGCGGCTCTTCCAGTCTGCCCGCGGGTACGAGTCCCCCGTCCGGTCCCGGTTCGAGCCGATGATGGGTGACGACCGCACACTCCTTGGCGAAGCCCTCGACGTGCTGGGCTTCCTTTTCGAGAAAGCTCATGGGGATGAACAAGGGGAAGTAGGCGTTCTCGTGCCCCGTTTCCTTGAAGCGACGATCGAGCTCTTTCTGGATGTTCTCCCAGATCGCGTAGCCCCAGGGTTTGATCACCATGCACCCGCGAACGTCGGAACTCTCCGCCAGATCGGCCGCCTTGACGACTTGCTGGTACCACTCGGGGTAGTCCTCGGCTCGGGTCGGGCTGATCGCGGTCTTGGGTTGCTTGGCCATGCGGGGATTGTACGGAGGCGCGCCGGCTTGTCACGTTCTCGCGCTGTGCGGATCCCTCAGCCCAGGTAGCGCCGGTACAGGTCTTCGTAGCGCTCGGCGGCGGCGGCCCAGCTCAGGCCACGAGCGAACTCCAGCGCCTGCTCGCCGCGGCGCGCGCGCAGGCCCGCATCGTCCATGAGTTCTTCGAGCGCTTTGCTGAGCGCATCCACATCACCCGGAGGCACCCGTGTGGCCGCGTGTCCCTCGTTCGTGATCTCGGCCATGCCGCCGACGGGGGTTGCGATGCAGGCGAGCCCCTGAGCTTCGAATTCGAGCAGCACGCCGCCGAAGCTCTCCTTGTGCGAGGGCACGACACCGATCGAGGCGCTCGCGAGCAGGTCGAGTTTGCTCTGTCCCGTGATCTGACCGGGTAGCCCGATGCGATCGGCCACCGCGCTGGTCTCGGCGCGCGCGCGCAGGGGTTCGAGTTCCGGCCCGTCGCCGCCGATCGTCAAGCGCCATTCCGGCCGCGAAGCGGCGGCGCGTGCGAAGGCTTCGATCAAGGTGTCGAAGCCCTTGACGCTCTTGGCGCGGCCCAGGGCGACCACGAGGGGTGAGCGGCGTTCGAAGTCCGTCGTCTCGGGTAGATCGATTCCCGCGTAGACTTCGTAGGCATCCGCGACGCTTGCACCGGCTGTGATGGCGTGTTGCGCACTCCACTTCGAAGGCGTGAGCACGGCATCGGCCAGACGCACTCCCAGGCGCGAGCGCAGCTTGGGATAATGGGTGCGCGCCGCCGTGTGCGGAGTGACGAAGATGCGCGGCGAGCCGAGTCCGCGACGCGCGAGCCTGAGGGCACCTATCAATTCGCCGTGGGCGAGGGCTGCGTGAAAATGGACGACGTCTGCTCGCAATTCGCGTTGCAGCGCCAGCAGAGCAGGGATCAGGCGGATTTTCAGGTTCGTCTTCGGCCATGGGTGCAGATGCACGCCGGGGATCGCAGCGGGCGTGCCTCCCGGAGCGCGCCCCGCCAGATGAACCTCGTGTCCGCGGGCCACCAGGGCCTCGCTCGCTCCCGCAAGGACGCGTCCGATGCCGCCTTCCCAGCTGAGCTTGGAGGCGATCCAGAGGATGCGAAGCGGTCTGGAGGACGGATCGGAGTGCATCGGCGCTTGGATCATAAGGGCTCAGCGGCCATCGGCAAACCGAGCGGAGCGGGCTACCGTTGCCGTATGGAGCTGGCCGAGATCGAAATCGTTGAAGACCTGTCCTCGAAGAGCCGCTGCAATGAGGGCTTCCTGCGCGTATCGCGCCTGCGGATCCGCAATATCTATCGAGACGGGTCCCGATCTGAAGTCTATCCGTGCGACGTCGTCAGACGCCCTGGAAGCGACGCGGTGGTCGCGCTGCTCTACGAGGTCGATGAACAAGAGCGCGTCCAGGTGGTCTTGCGCAGCAGTCCTCGTGCTCCGGTGTACCTGCGCCGTCACGAGCAATTCGTGCACCCGGACCCGCGGGAATACCGCGCCATCACCGAGACCGTCGCGGGCCTGGTCGAAGATGACGACGTTCCAGGCGAGTCGGGCCTGAAGCACCGAGCCGCGGTCGAGGCCCAGGAAGAAGCGGGCTGCGCGGTGCCGGAATCAGACTTTCAGGTGGTCGGCGGAGAGACCTTCGCGAGCCCAGGGACCAGCGATGAGAAGTTGTACTACTGCGCCGGTCCGGTTCGGGTCGCTGACGCGCGGGAACCCGAGGGCGACGGTAGCGTGATGGAAGAGTGCGCCTCGCTCGGAACCCGTGAACTGGCCGAAGCGATCGAGGCATGCCGGCTCGGGGAGATTCCCGATATGAAGACGGAGGTGGGCTTGCTGCGGCTCGCGGATCACCTCGGTTTCATCCCGCAACTCGGCCTGTTCGCACACGAACTTCCACCCGGGTTGCGCGAACGCTATGTCCGGCTGGGTATCGACGCAGTGTCGGATCGCCCGGCGGCATCGTGAGCGCACCGCGCGTCGGCTTGATCGGCGCGCGCCGTGTCCGTCAGGGGTTGGGCCCGTTCGTCGCGCGCGATCTACACGCGCTCGGTGTTTCGCTGCCAGCGGTACTGGCGAGCACCCCGTCCAGCGCGCAGGCGGCCGTCGATGAACTCGAGCAATCCCTGGGCATCCGGCCGCGCGGCTTCTGCGATCCAGGTGAGCTTCTGGCGAGCGAAGAACTCGATGCTCTGGCGATCCTCTCACCGGCAGAGACTCACGAACCGCTCCTGCGGAGTGCGCTGGATTCCGGTCTGCACGTGCTGTGCGAGAAGCCCCTGGTCTGGGGTGTGAGTGAGTTTGCGCGGCGCGGAGCGGAACTGATCGAGGCATTTCGCGGGAACGGGCTTCTGCTCGCCGAGGGCTGCCAATGGCCGTGGACGCTGGACGCGTTCCGCGCTCTTCACCCCGGCACGGCCACCCCCGAACGCTTCGGCATGCTGCTGGCCCCGGCGTCTTCCGGCCTGCAACGCATCGGCGACTGCCTTCCACACGCGCTTTCCCTATTGCAGGCGCTGGTGGGTGGCGAAAAGTCCGGGTTGGAAGATGTCCAGCTGAGAACTCGCCCTGTGGATTCTCCCGGGCTCGACCTGCGCTTTGACTACGTGACGGAGAAGTCGCGAGTGCGCTGCCGGATCGAGTTG
This region of bacterium genomic DNA includes:
- a CDS encoding NUDIX hydrolase; amino-acid sequence: MDHKGSAAIGKPSGAGYRCRMELAEIEIVEDLSSKSRCNEGFLRVSRLRIRNIYRDGSRSEVYPCDVVRRPGSDAVVALLYEVDEQERVQVVLRSSPRAPVYLRRHEQFVHPDPREYRAITETVAGLVEDDDVPGESGLKHRAAVEAQEEAGCAVPESDFQVVGGETFASPGTSDEKLYYCAGPVRVADAREPEGDGSVMEECASLGTRELAEAIEACRLGEIPDMKTEVGLLRLADHLGFIPQLGLFAHELPPGLRERYVRLGIDAVSDRPAAS
- a CDS encoding SDR family NAD(P)-dependent oxidoreductase, giving the protein MSEPVRTAIVTGASSGIGAATAIELGRLGWRVALGGRRTERLDETAKQVESAGGSALPAHLDVTCPDSIDSFCSRVESEFGDLDVLINNAGQNRSALIAEASEDQLRSDVEVNLLGAIWMTRRVLAGMIERRLGDILFVGSDTATHPRPFQSAYGAAKAGLEVFARTLEMETEGTGVRSILLRVGPTSSEFGNQMDKERMNEMLESWKYWGVLRSLHWMPAESVARAIARAVCIPVDESYPTIIEIQPGGRSKEFQST
- a CDS encoding TIGR03617 family F420-dependent LLM class oxidoreductase; the encoded protein is MKIDAAMFGSDLSQSGRDALGFEERGFDGVMSFEGQHDPFVPLILAAQTTQRVELMTAIAIAFARNPMVTAVMASDLQLVSHGRFILGLGSQIRPHIERRFSERWPEKPATRMREYVSAVRAIWHTWETGERLSFKGEFYNHTLMTPFFNPGPNPYGLPRIFLAAFGKGMIRATAEVADGWIVHPLHSPSFIREVAMPALEAGFANGDRKREDFEISCQVITMIGSKDEEIEKARNGARAQLAFYGSTPAYKIVLEHHGWEDLQPQLNRLSKEGRWSEMGSLITDEILDTVGVSGTPCEAGEKLRLRNASFAARTSMVLYNETDPEALDDVLAGLRG
- a CDS encoding proline--tRNA ligase, with translation MAKQPKTAISPTRAEDYPEWYQQVVKAADLAESSDVRGCMVIKPWGYAIWENIQKELDRRFKETGHENAYFPLFIPMSFLEKEAQHVEGFAKECAVVTHHRLEPGPDGGLVPAGRLEEPLIVRPTSETIIGATFARWVQSHRDLPILINQWANVVRWELRPRMFLRTAEFLWQEGHTAHATREEALAETRQMLDVYGEFAEGHMAMPVIRGEKTAAERFPGAEMTLTIEAMMQDRKALQSGTSHFLGQNFSKAQGIKFQDENGQEVFAWTTSWGVSTRLIGGLIMCHSDDDGLVLPPRLAPAHAVIMPIYRNDDERASVLPYCESLKAELQQQRFDDEPLRVRIDDRDIRGGGKNWEWVKRGVPLRVQVGPRDLEADAAFVARRDVAGKGEGIPRERFVAEASSMLEAIQAGLLDRARSERDAASQRVEDFDHFRDFFTPSNSDKPEIHGGFALSPFVESAEMEEKLKELKVTARCIPHEGGEEPGTCIFTGQPSTQRAIFAKAY
- a CDS encoding aldehyde dehydrogenase family protein, with the protein product MALPTLSPGTRNLIDGELVEASDGARFENIDPATEEVLGSTADATRDDMLRAVSAARRAFDETGWSQDPALRARCIRQLLDALREEKEQLRAIVVREAGAPISLTPFMQIDDPIEMLSYWAEKAESYPYEQRMDDIEYLGRIQARLLRREPAGVVGAITPWNVPFYLNIAKLGPALASGCTIVLKPAPDTPWSATHLAKLICEKTDIPRGVANIVASSDHLLGEILSSDPRIDVATFTGSTATGRRVMESASATVKKTFLELGGKSANVVLEDAPFERVLPGAAMTCVHGGQGCAITTRLLLPRSRYEEGLAIVKSAFEAWNYGDPSDPKNMQGPQISRGQQERVLAYIEKGQQEGARLLTGGGVPKHLPKGFFVEPTVFADVDPDAVIAQEEIFGPVLCVIPFDDDADAVRIANRSSYGLSGAISSASVERSLDVARQIRSGTLSVNGAQWFHVDTPFGGYKQSGVGRENGLQGFEEYLETQVIAFPSKD
- a CDS encoding crotonase, giving the protein MSYEDVIFEVEAGIGIITLDRPETLNAFTGAMGRSLGRAYRECDANDEIRAVVLTGRGKAFCAGADVSAGADTFVAPEGVEFSAAGVDPPAWEVRKPVIAAVNGHAVGIGLTLALQCDLRFMAREGKYGVLQVRRGVMPDAYSNWTLPRIIGLSRAADLLLTGRKFQGDEAYELGVASRVMPADEVLPRALEVARELAEQTAPLSVGVTKRLLWQSSQLSAAEVGRVETELHEHLMPMDDAREGPLAFLERRTPEWTGRISRDWPENWPQDKEKK
- a CDS encoding glycosyltransferase family 4 protein, whose product is MIQAPMHSDPSSRPLRILWIASKLSWEGGIGRVLAGASEALVARGHEVHLAGRAPGGTPAAIPGVHLHPWPKTNLKIRLIPALLALQRELRADVVHFHAALAHGELIGALRLARRGLGSPRIFVTPHTAARTHYPKLRSRLGVRLADAVLTPSKWSAQHAITAGASVADAYEVYAGIDLPETTDFERRSPLVVALGRAKSVKGFDTLIEAFARAAASRPEWRLTIGGDGPELEPLRARAETSAVADRIGLPGQITGQSKLDLLASASIGVVPSHKESFGGVLLEFEAQGLACIATPVGGMAEITNEGHAATRVPPGDVDALSKALEELMDDAGLRARRGEQALEFARGLSWAAAAERYEDLYRRYLG
- a CDS encoding SDR family oxidoreductase, yielding MQYEGIADKVAIVTGAGGGIGESYAKGLAAQGARVVVAEIHKANGERVAQEIRASGGDASFLEVDVGSEDSTTAMAQQTIDAYGGIDLLVNNAAIFGDMKMDSLLRVDWEYYQRFMNVNLNGALLCTRACFRSMRDRGGGAIVNQSSTASWMGVGYYGLSKLGINGLTQCLAKELGPRKIRVNAIAPGPTDTTALQNTAGAYADQLVAQLPISRLGQPEDMLQTVLFLLSDAASWITGQVLNVDGGQIMRP
- a CDS encoding Gfo/Idh/MocA family oxidoreductase; this translates as MSAPRVGLIGARRVRQGLGPFVARDLHALGVSLPAVLASTPSSAQAAVDELEQSLGIRPRGFCDPGELLASEELDALAILSPAETHEPLLRSALDSGLHVLCEKPLVWGVSEFARRGAELIEAFRGNGLLLAEGCQWPWTLDAFRALHPGTATPERFGMLLAPASSGLQRIGDCLPHALSLLQALVGGEKSGLEDVQLRTRPVDSPGLDLRFDYVTEKSRVRCRIELIEGARAPRPAAIEIEGRRAERSILMPDYRMEFRDGGRSVPLPDPLTARLEDFVSTLTGVLA
- a CDS encoding NAD(P)-dependent oxidoreductase gives rise to the protein MTLRAGFIGLGNQGKPIAANLVPGGFETTVFDIAEEPVREIAASGAYAAGNPKEVAERSDVIGICVPEDEHVRAVLRGETGVLAGARPGTVIAIHSTILPETALELAREASAHQVDVLDACVTGGAARAAQKQLTFLVGGDATVLERARPVLECSAQKIIHAGELGNGAKLKLCINLITYTQWAAAFESISLANAVGLPAEVLEEAGLSNGQITPLMSAFLGLHRAPKEVREGEGMQAMLRGYTKVAEKDLAWALKLARSAELSLPVGALISQLIGRIYGVKDRDES